TCAGGCGAGACGCCTGTCCTACATCACTCAGGCGAGACGCCTGTCCTACACCACTAACAACAAAGGTGAATCATGACACAAGCTGCGGATTTCAATGCCTCGGTTGAAGCTAGTGCTGCTTCTATCGGTATGCCACAAGTAGTACAAGGTGACACTGGCGACGCCGTGAAATATTTACAACAACTGCTCAATGCTTACAGAAGCAAGATTGGGAATGGAAATGTTACACCATTACTGAAAGTAGACGGAAACTTTGGTAGCAACACTTCTTCAGCTGTTGTTCAATTCCAAAAAGAATACACAGCAGTAAATACGAGCAATATAAAATTGGCCGCCGATGGAAAAGTCGGTTCTGCGACTTGGCGGGCTTTGGGCGATTTTGGTTTCCTTAAGTGTCGCCCCTAATTCAGTGACCAGTGACCAGTGACCAGTGACCAGTGACTAGTGACTAGTGAGTGGTTAATAGTTAACAACGAAGAAGAGCCAAATCAAAGTCATTTAAAAAATTTAGGGAAGGAAATCATGGCTGAGCAGAAATTGCCCCAATTAAAAAAGGACACTAATGGTGATGCTGTAAGATTGCTACAACAACAATTGATTACTTTTGGATATCTAGGGAGTAGTAGTTTTGATTCAAAATTTGGTTCAGTTACAGAAGCAGCTGTCAAACAGTTCCAACGCGATCAAAACTTAAAAGATGATGGGATTGTTGGTCCTAATACTTGGTTGGCTTTAGCAAACTGGGCAAATCGTTTTTGTCAACAACTAGCACCACAATAAAGTAGGGGCGTAGAAGCTAGTCCTTGTAGGGGCGCGGCGGCTTTGCGCCCCTACTCACAACTAACCGTTAACCATTAACATTTTTCCTAGCTGTGTCAGTTTTTTGAAAGATAGTTAAAATTAAAAAATAAAATTAATTTATAAATAAATTACTATGGAAGAGTCTACAAATCCAGCACAGCCTCAAGAAGAACTTGAAGCACAATTTGAGGAACAATCCGAAGCACAATTTATGTCAGCACGAGCATCAGGTTTACCAACTCTAAGATTTGGCTCCTCCGGTCATTCTGTTAGAGTATTACAACGACTTTTAGTTTCCAACGGCTACTTCGTGAGAATTGATGGGAATTTCGGTGCTCTCACAGAGTCTGCTGTAATGGCTTTTCAAAGTGGGCGGGGTCTCAACCCTGATGGTGTGGTTGGTTCGAGAACTTGGGCTGAATTAACAGGTTAATTAGCCGTTTCTCAATCCAAAATCTACGCATCCAAAATCTAAAATCCAAAATGGTATTGCAAGGAACAGCAAACACCATTTTACGGAATCTTTGGAAAAAATTATTACATTTTTTATTTTGTAATTACTGTTTATTCCGGAACGACAGCTATATTAGATGTCAAATAAAGCATGGGCCTTAGTAAAATGTGACACAATGACTGATATTGCCCTGCTGATGACGGGCGTATTGCAAACAGGACAATTTTCTTTGCTGAGTTTAGCGAATCAGCTATTTCTTCAGTTAGAGACCAGCGTGGAAGAGTCAAATCAAGACCAGCTATCTCCGATAGTTTCACCTGCTCAAATTACACCACCTGAATTTATGCAATATGATGAGACAATATACGTCTCTCCATTAGAACAAACTACAGAAAATAAAAATATAGTGAATCAAGCTCAAACGGCTTCTATTGTAGAGTCCTTAGTAGCGTCAGAAAATACCCCTGCGGTCAATTCTCGTCGTTACAGGCGAAGATTCACTGGTAAACGAGGTGGTTACCAAGTGGTGACTGCTGTATCTTATGACTATACTAATCGAGCCTTACCAATTTTGAGTTTTGGCAATGAGGGTATTGCTGTTAGAGCTTTACAACGTCTGTTATCGTACAACGGCTATGCTGTTCAAATTGATGGAGTTTTCGGTGCGCTAACAGAAGCGGCTGTTAAATCTTTTCAAAACCAACGCAGTATAGCAGTAGATGGCATTGTTGGACAAACAACTTGGGTGGAATTAACACAATAGTCATTTGTCATTGGTCATTTGTCATTTGCAAGTGACCAGTGACCAGTGACCAGTGACAAATGACTATTTATCGATACTTATGCTGCTCTAATAGTTGTTGCGCTCTTGGTTTGTAAATTAAATAAAACAAAGCTTCTATATAACGCAACAAATCCTCTCGATTTTCTTTGGAAATGAAGTTCCAAAAGCCATAAATCCTGGCTAGGGATAACAGCTTAGAGGTATGAATTTTCCACGTATAGGTGCTGTAAACCCTTTCAATAGCTCGTTGTGAAATTTCATTCCAATAATTGGAATTCTGTTCGCAACGCTTGAAAAATTCCAAAATTTTATCGGCTGTTTCTTCTAAATTTGTTGGGTTGATGTAAAAGCCATTAACTTTGTCTTGAATAATCTCTAAAGGACCGCCAAATTGTGTTGCAAAAGTGGGTAATCCTGAAATCATTGATTCTAAAATTGTCAAACCAAATGCTTCAAATAAAGCAGGTTGTACAAATATTCCCTGACGATCGCCAATCACTCGGTACACTTCCCCTGAGTCACTTTTGGTCAAGCGCACTCCCAACCAGCGAATTTTACCTTGGAGATTGTACTTTTCTATAATCCGGTAAAGTTTGACAATCTCATCGCGTTCTTCATTGTCGCCTGATTCTTCAACTCGCAATTTACCTGCAATTAATATAAGATTGCAATGTTTTTGCAATTCTTTGTTTTGACCAAAGCATTCGGCTAAACCAGTCAAGTTCTTAATCCGGTCAAGACGCGCCATTGAAAAAAGCGGGCGTTTGTTGGGGTCGTCTAAAGTCCCAAAAATTTCAGTTGGATCTTCCAGAGTAAATAGCATTTCTTCTATTCTGGAGCGATCGCTTTCAATTCGGTCTTCAGTACGCGTGTAGGGGAAATAGCAATTCTCGTTCACCCCTGGTGGTACAACGTTAAATTTGGGGCTATACAATTCAATCCCGTTGACAACGTGATATAATTCTGGCATCGTAAAGCACTTTAGAGATTCGTACTGTCCCACACTATCTGAAGTTCCCACAATCTCTTGGTAAGTGCTGCTAATAATAAAGTTTGCAGCATTCATTGCCAACACATCAGCTGTGAATTGTAGCGAAAAATGATACTTATCTTCTAAATCTTGCCAGTAGAGGTTACTAAACAAGTACTTAGACTTTTCTATCGCGTGGGCAATGTTACATTGCGTCACACCCAAGCGACGGGATAGCAAAAATGCGATTAAATTACCATCAGTATAATTACCTACAACCAGATCGGGTCTACCCTGAAACTCTGCTCGCAGTTCTTTTTCTGCGTCAATCGCAAATGTTTCTAAATAAGGCCAAAACTCAAACCGCGAAATCCAGTTTTGGGTCATCTTGGGATTGAATTCCCGCAAAGGTACCCGTAAAATCCAGGCATTTTCTGTATCGTAGACCTTTTCCAGCCGTTGGTTACACAATGTACCATCACTGTTAGGAATCAGGCGGGTAAGAATGATAACCTTAGGCTTAACATTCAACCCACCCAAACCAGCTAACATGGCGTCTTCTTGCAATTGCTTCTCTAGATTCTTCGCTTGATCCAGAACGTAAACCACTTGACCGCCAGTGTCGGGACGCCCCAAAACTCCCTCTTGTCCGAACCAACCATGGGCGGACACGAGTACGATTCTAAAAATCATGGGGATGCGAGAAATGAAGGTTTCTAGAGCCTGAGGGTCAGGAGAATCCATAAGTTCATCCAGAATACCCAACGTTTCCCGAACTCGCATGGCGGTGTTTCCCCAACCCGGTTCAAAGCCCATGATCTGCAGGTCAAACCGGAATTCTTCATAGGGTTGTTCGTTGGGGCGATCGCTCACAAAAGCCAATGCTTTCTTCACTTGGTCTGAAAGTTGCTGTTGTGACTTAATGCGTTCGTTAATGAGCAGTTGCACGCCATTGTATTGGTGGAGGCGCAAAAAATTAAATAAGGAGTCCAGCCCTTGCTTGGCGTCCGCAAATAACTTACCTGAGAGATAGCGGTTGAGGAACTGTACCCCTTTGCCAATATTTTTCGGGTCGCGAATGATGGGTGAGTAGTCATAAAACGGACCAAAATCCAACTCTAGTAAGTCGCCTTCATTGGGATTGTATTTGTTGACTAGGCGATCGCGCAGATCCAACAGTTCCTGCACCGTTATTGACTCAATATTTAAATTTGCTGTCAGTCGGTAGACTTCTTGACTAGCTATTTTAGGGCGGATAATAAAACAGAGACTAGATTCCTCTTGAATAATTTCCTGAGTGTAATAGATTAACTTACCCAAGTGGGAGGCTTTGTAAAACCGTTCTGACTTTTCGTATTTCGAGCAATATTCACTGTACAAACTAAGGATGTCGTTTCGCAGCAGATATTTTTTTTCTTGCTGGCGTAACTCGCTTATCAAAGAACGCAAATCATTTTTCTCTTCACTATCCAAGATGGCTTGAAGTAATTCTGACATGGCAATTCTTGAGATAATTGTATATTTCCAATTGATCGTTTTTGACCGTCGTGACTAATAGCTAACAGCTATGACATTATTGCAAATCTTTTCAAAAATTAACAATTAGTTATAAATTAGTATTAGCCCTCAACTAGTTTACATTTTTACGGTTATCTTATTAACAAGTATTTTGTATTCTAACTAAAGACATAAATGTTGACCGGAGAAAATTTTGGTCAGATCCCCGGCTTCTCCAAGAAGTCGGGGATCTTGCAGATCTTTTAGAAGTCCTGAGAAAATAAACTTAGATAAATTAAAATCAAGTATCTTATTCTACAAAGAAAAATTCCTATTTAGTCATCTAGAATTACGATAGTAGTTTTGAATAAGGTCGGAACTCATATGAGCCAACCTACACACCCTACCGTTCATGACCGGAGCATAGGCAACATAATGATAATTTCTCTCCTTGCCTTGTGTGGTTTAACTTTCATCTTTCTGCTCGGAATTTTTTAGGAGGGCTTTAAAATTACCAATCTGTTTAATTTAACTCTAGATGACATTCCAAAAACTTTGGCAATGGATGTTGAGTATCAGCCTTCCTGAATAACTCGTTCATCCATTGCCATTTTTAGTTGATGAGATTTGCAATTTTCCTAAGGAATGTGAATTTAACAAAGTACAAGACTCTTGTGGGGTGGGCGTCCCCGCCCGCTCGTTCTCTGGAACGGGCAAGATGCCCATCCTACAAGAAATGTAATATATTTATTTTGTGTTTCTAAGGGCGAACGATGGGACTTGAACCCACGAGTGGAGGAACCACAATCCTCTGCCTTAACCACTTGGCTACGCTCGCCATGATGTTTTTTATTATAGCAGAACTATATTAAATGATCCACTCCTTTTTTTCAAGGAACGGGTTCAGTTAATCTAAAGTCTAATCTCTAAAGCTACTAGCAATTAGGAAAATGAGAGTTTTATCCATTATTGTGTGTGTGGGAGTCCTGGGGCTAGCAACTATAGGGTTAGCAATGGCAAGGACAAACCCCAAGCAGGAGCAGTATGAAGAATACGCAGTGGAACAGTTATCAGAATATGTGAAAGGCAATGTGTGCAAGAAGACGCCAAATATCTTCGAGAATATCATCAAGTTTAATTGCACTGAACTGGTAGAAGCAGCCAATCCACAGATACGGGAAATCATCGCGGTAAGAACAGAAAGGCAAGATTTCCTGATTTTTAGCGTTTACCGTACTGATTTAACGCTCAACAATTGGATACCTTCTTATAAATTTGAGACGGTGGGAGCGCTTGATAAATTTTATACTTACAGTATGGAGAAGCAATAATTTTCAGTGACCAGTGACCAGTGACTAAAGAGAGAACTGTTTTCAAGCACAAGTCTTTCTATAGAAACAGGTTGAAATTGATTAGTCTCTTTATGATTTTTATTAGGTGCAAATAAATTCTTGCTTGAGGCGATAAACACATTGAGAGACGTGTCTCCTTAAGTTAAGGCAATAAAGCAATAGAAAAATAAGGAGCGTGCATTGTGTTCTTGCATAAAAAAGAGACAATTCAACCTGTTAACGTTAGCGAACCAAACCCACGTTTTGCTCAACTGCTTTTAGAACAATTTGGTGGTGCAACAGGTGAATTAACAGCTGCTTTGCAATATTGGACGCAGTCTTTCCACTGCGAAAATGCTGGGATTCGTGATATGTTGCAAGATATTGCG
This genomic interval from Scytonema hofmannii PCC 7110 contains the following:
- a CDS encoding sucrose synthase, producing MSELLQAILDSEEKNDLRSLISELRQQEKKYLLRNDILSLYSEYCSKYEKSERFYKASHLGKLIYYTQEIIQEESSLCFIIRPKIASQEVYRLTANLNIESITVQELLDLRDRLVNKYNPNEGDLLELDFGPFYDYSPIIRDPKNIGKGVQFLNRYLSGKLFADAKQGLDSLFNFLRLHQYNGVQLLINERIKSQQQLSDQVKKALAFVSDRPNEQPYEEFRFDLQIMGFEPGWGNTAMRVRETLGILDELMDSPDPQALETFISRIPMIFRIVLVSAHGWFGQEGVLGRPDTGGQVVYVLDQAKNLEKQLQEDAMLAGLGGLNVKPKVIILTRLIPNSDGTLCNQRLEKVYDTENAWILRVPLREFNPKMTQNWISRFEFWPYLETFAIDAEKELRAEFQGRPDLVVGNYTDGNLIAFLLSRRLGVTQCNIAHAIEKSKYLFSNLYWQDLEDKYHFSLQFTADVLAMNAANFIISSTYQEIVGTSDSVGQYESLKCFTMPELYHVVNGIELYSPKFNVVPPGVNENCYFPYTRTEDRIESDRSRIEEMLFTLEDPTEIFGTLDDPNKRPLFSMARLDRIKNLTGLAECFGQNKELQKHCNLILIAGKLRVEESGDNEERDEIVKLYRIIEKYNLQGKIRWLGVRLTKSDSGEVYRVIGDRQGIFVQPALFEAFGLTILESMISGLPTFATQFGGPLEIIQDKVNGFYINPTNLEETADKILEFFKRCEQNSNYWNEISQRAIERVYSTYTWKIHTSKLLSLARIYGFWNFISKENREDLLRYIEALFYLIYKPRAQQLLEQHKYR
- a CDS encoding DUF4359 domain-containing protein, coding for MRVLSIIVCVGVLGLATIGLAMARTNPKQEQYEEYAVEQLSEYVKGNVCKKTPNIFENIIKFNCTELVEAANPQIREIIAVRTERQDFLIFSVYRTDLTLNNWIPSYKFETVGALDKFYTYSMEKQ
- a CDS encoding peptidoglycan-binding domain-containing protein, with the protein product MEESTNPAQPQEELEAQFEEQSEAQFMSARASGLPTLRFGSSGHSVRVLQRLLVSNGYFVRIDGNFGALTESAVMAFQSGRGLNPDGVVGSRTWAELTG
- a CDS encoding peptidoglycan-binding domain-containing protein, with the translated sequence MTSEWLIVNNEEEPNQSHLKNLGKEIMAEQKLPQLKKDTNGDAVRLLQQQLITFGYLGSSSFDSKFGSVTEAAVKQFQRDQNLKDDGIVGPNTWLALANWANRFCQQLAPQ
- a CDS encoding peptidoglycan-binding domain-containing protein, translating into MTQAADFNASVEASAASIGMPQVVQGDTGDAVKYLQQLLNAYRSKIGNGNVTPLLKVDGNFGSNTSSAVVQFQKEYTAVNTSNIKLAADGKVGSATWRALGDFGFLKCRP
- a CDS encoding peptidoglycan-binding domain-containing protein, translating into MTDIALLMTGVLQTGQFSLLSLANQLFLQLETSVEESNQDQLSPIVSPAQITPPEFMQYDETIYVSPLEQTTENKNIVNQAQTASIVESLVASENTPAVNSRRYRRRFTGKRGGYQVVTAVSYDYTNRALPILSFGNEGIAVRALQRLLSYNGYAVQIDGVFGALTEAAVKSFQNQRSIAVDGIVGQTTWVELTQ